One genomic window of Saccharomyces cerevisiae S288C chromosome XII, complete sequence includes the following:
- a CDS encoding Y' element ATP-dependent helicase (Putative Y' element ATP-dependent helicase) yields the protein MRTFTDFVSGAPIVRSLQKSTIRRYGYNLAPHMFLLLHVDELSIFSAYQASLPGEKKVDTERLKRDLCPRKPIEIKYFSQICNDMMNKKDRLGDVLATAQRIRRRYNKNGSSEPRLKTLDGLTSERWIQWLGLESDYHCSFSSTRNAEDVVAGEAASSDHDQKISRVTRKRPREPKSTNDILVAGQKLFGSSFEFRDLHQLRLCHEIYMADTPSVAVQAPPGYGKTELFHLPLIALASKGDVKYVSFLFVPYTVLLANCMIRLGRCGCLNVAPVRNFIEEGCDGVTDLYVGIYDDLASTNFTDRIAAWENIVECTFRTNNVKLGYLIVDEFHNFETEVYRQSQFGGITNLDFDAFEKAIFLSGTAPEAVADAALQRIGLTGLAKKSMDINELKRSEDLSRGLSSYPTRMFNLIKEKSEVPLGHVHKIWKKVESQPEEALKLLLALFEIEPESKAIVVASTTNEVEELACSWRKYFRVVWIHGKLGAAEKVSRTKEFVTDGSMRVLIGTKLVTEGIDIKQLMMVIMLDNRLNIIELIQGVGRLRDGGLCYLLSRKNSWAARNRKGELPPIKEGCITEQVREFYGLESKKGKKGQHVGCCGSRTDLSADTVELIERMDRLAEKQATASMSIVALPSSFQESNSSDRCRKYCSSDEDSNTCIHGSANASTNATTNSSTNATTTASTNVRTSATTTASINVRTSATTTESTNSSTNATTTASTNVRTSATTTASINVRTSATTTESTNSNTSATTTESTDSNTSATTTESTDSSTNATTTASINVRTSATTTESTNSNTNATTTESTNSSTNATTTEGTNSNTSATTTASTNSSTNATTTESTNASAKEDANKDGNAEDNRFHPVTDINKESYKRKGSQMVLLERKKLKAQFPNTSENMNVLQFLGFRSDEIKHLFLYGIDVYFCPEGVFTQYGLCKGCQKMFELCVCWAGQKVSYRRMAWEALAVERMLRNDEEYKEYLEDIEPYHGDPVGYLKFFSVKRGEIYSQIQRNYAWYLAITRRRETISVLDSTRGKQGSQVFRMSGRQIKELYYKVWSNLRESKTEVLQYFLNWDEKKCREEWEAKDDTVFVEALEKVGVFQRLRSMTSAGLQGPQYVKLQFSRHHRQLRSRYELSLGMHLRDQLALGVTPSKVPHWTAFLSMLIGLFYNKTFRQKLEYLLEQISEVWLLPHWVDLANVEVLAADNTRVPC from the exons ATGCGTACTTTCACTGACTTTGTTTCTGGCGCACCTATTGTAAGGAGTCTTCAGAAAAGCACCATAAGGAGATATGGGTACAATTTGGCACCCCACATGTTTTTGTTACTACACGTAGATGAGCTatcgattttttctgcatACCAAGCAAGTTTACCtggcgaaaagaaagtcgACACAGAGCGGCTGAAGCGTGATCTATGCCCACGTAAACCCATTGAGATAAAGTACTTTTCACAGATATGTAACGAtatgatgaacaaaaaggacCGATTGGGTGATGTTTT AGCTACAGCGCAACGTATACGTCGACGATACAACAAGAACGGTTCATCGGAGCCTCGACTAAAGACGCTTGACGGACTCACTTCCGAGCGCTGGATTCAATGGTTAGGCCTTGAAAGCGACTACCATTGTTCATTCTCTAGTACTCGGAATGCGGAAGACGTAGTGGCAGGTGAGGCGGCGAGTTCAGATcatgatcaaaaaatttcaagagtaACGCGAAAAAGGCCCCGAGAGCCCAAGAGTACAAACGATATCCTCGTCGCAGGCCAGAAACTCTTTGGCAGCTCCTTTGAATTCAGGGACTTGCATCAGTTGCGCTTATGTCATGAAATATACATGGCAGACACACCCTCTGTGGCAGTACAGGCCCCACCGGGCTATGGTAAGACGGAGTTATTTCATCTCCCCTTGATAGCACTGGCGTCTAAGGGCGACGTGAAATATGTGTCGTTTCTGTTTGTACCGTACACAGTGTTGCTTGCTAATTGCATGATCAGGTTGGGCCGATGCGGTTGCTTGAATGTGGCCCCTgtaagaaactttattgaagaaggttgCGATGGCGTTACTGATTTATACGTGGGGATCTACGATGATCTTGCTAGCACTAATTTCACAGACAGGATAGCTGCGTGGGAGAATATTGTTGAGTGCACCTTTAGGACCAACAACGTAAAATTGGGTTACCTCATTGTAGATGAGTTTCACAACTTTGAAACGGAGGTCTACCGGCAGTCGCAATTTGGGGGCATAACTaaccttgattttgacGCTTTTGAGAAAGCAATCTTTTTGAGCGGCACAGCACCTGAGGCTGTAGCTGATGCTGCGTTGCAGCGTATTGGGCTTACGGGACTGGCCAAGAAGTCGATGGACATCAACGAGCTCAAACGGTCGGAAGATCTCAGCAGAGGTCTATCCAGCTATCCAACACGGATGTTTAATCTAATCAAGGAGAAATCCGAGGTGCCTTTAGGGCatgttcataaaatttggaagaaagtgGAATCACAGCCCGAAGAAGCACTGAAGCTTCTTTTAGccctctttgaaattgaaccaGAGTCGAAGGCCATTGTAGTTGCAAGCACAACCAACgaagtggaagaattgGCCTGCTCTTGGAGAAAGTATTTTAGGGTGGTATGGATACACGGGAAGCTGGGTGCTGCAGAAAAGGTGTCTCGCACAAAGGAGTTTGTCACTGACGGTAGCATGCGAGTTCTCATCGGAACGAAATTAGTGACTGAAGGAATTGACATTAAGcaattgatgatggtgatcatgcttgataatagacttaatattattgagcTCATTCAAGGCGTAGGGAGACTAAGAGATGGGGGCCTCTGTTATCTATTatctagaaaaaacagTTGGGCGGCAAGGAATCGTAAGGGTGAATTACCACCGATTAAGGAAGGCTGTATAACCGAACAGGTACGCGAGTTCTATGGacttgaatcaaagaaaggaaaaaagggccAGCATGTTGGATGCTGTGGCTCCAGGACAGACCTGTCTGCTGACACAGTGGAACTGATAGAAAGAATGGACAGATTGGCTGAAAAACAGGCGACAGCTTCCATGTCGATCGTTGCGTTACCGTCTAGCTTCCAGGAGAGCAATAGCAGTGACAGGTGCAGAAAGTATTGCAGCAGTGATGAGGACAGCAACACGTGCATTCATGGTAGTGCTAATGCCAGTACCAATGCGactaccaactccagcactaatgctactaccactgccagcaccaacgtcaggactagtgctactaccactgccagcatcaacgtcaggactagtgcgactaccactgaaagtaccaactccagcactaatgctactaccactgccagcaccaacgtcaggactagtgctactaccactgccagcatcaacgtcaggactagtgcgactaccactgaaagtaccaactccaacactagtgctactaccaccgaaagtaccgactccaacactagtgctactaccactgaaagtaccgactccagcactaatgctactaccactgccagcatcaacgtcaggactagtgcgactaccactgaaagtaccaactccaacactaatgctactaccactgaaagtaccaactccagcactaatgctactaccactgaaggtaccaactccaacactagtgctactaccactgctagcaccaactccagcactaatgctactaccactgaaagtaccaacgCTAGTGCCAAGGAGGACGccaataaagatggcaaTGCTGAGGATAATAGATTCCATCCAGTCACCGACATTAACAAAGAGTCGTATAAGCGGAAAGGGAGTCAAATGGTTTTGCtagagagaaagaaactgaaagcACAATTTCCCAATACTTCCGAGAATATGAATGTCTTACAGTTTCTTGGATTTCGGTCTGACGAAATTAAAcatcttttcctctatGGTATTGACGTATACTTCTGCCCAGAGGGAGTATTCACACAATACGGATTATGCAAGGGCTGTCAAAAGATGTTCGAGCTCTGTGTCTGTTGGGCTGGCCAGAAAGTATCGTATCGGAGGATGGCTTGGGAAGCACTAGCTGTGGAGAGAATGCTGCGAAATGACgaggaatacaaagaatacTTGGAAGACATCGAGCCATATCATGGGGACCCTGTAgggtatttgaaattttttagcGTAAAAAGGGGAGAGATCTACTCTCAGATACAGAGAAATTATGCTTGGTACCTGGCCATtactagaagaagagaaacaattagTGTATTGGATTCGACAAGAGGCAAGCAAGGGAGCCAAGTTTTCCGCATGTCTGGAAGGCAGATCAAAGAGTTGTATTATAAAGTATGGAGCAACTTGCGTGAATCGAAGACAGAGGTGCTGCAgtactttttgaactgggACGAGAAAAAGTGCCGGGAAGAATGGGAGGCAAAAGACGATACGGTCTTTGTGGAAGCGCTCGAGAAAGTTGGAGTTTTTCAGCGTTTGCGTTCCATGACGAGCGCTGGACTGCAGGGTCCGCAGTACGTCAAGCTGCAGTTTAGCAGGCATCATCGACAGTTGAGGAGCAGATATGAATTAAGTCTAGGAATGCACTTGCGAGATCAGCTTGCGCTGGGAGTTACCCCATCTAAAGTGCCGCATTGGACGGCATTCCTGTCGATGCTGATAGGGCTGTTCtacaataaaacatttcgGCAGAAActggaatatcttttggaGCAGATTTCGGAGGTGTGGTTGTTACCACATTGGGTTGATTTGGCAAACGTTGAAGTTCTCGCTGCAGATAACACGAGGGTACCATGCTGA
- a CDS encoding uncharacterized protein (hypothetical protein; overexpression causes a cell cycle delay or arrest), which produces MSLRPCLTPSSMQYSDIYIHHTHTPHPHHTHTHTHHTPTHSLTSTFTLAVTPYPAF; this is translated from the coding sequence ATGTCCCTACGGCCTTGTCTAACACCATCCAGCATGCAATACAGtgacatatatatacaccacacccacacaccacacccacaccacacccacacccacacacaccacacacccacacactCTCTTACATCTACCTTTACTCTCGCTGTCACACCTTACCCGGCTTTCTGA